In Desulfovermiculus halophilus DSM 18834, the DNA window TTTAACCGCTGATCGCGCTGATCTTCGCTGATCCTGATTATATATCTGCGCCGATCCACATTTAATCTTGTAGATTCTCTCTATGCTTCAGCAAATACAGATTTTATCATGTTCTCAAAATCGCTCTCACTAAGATCTACACTCTTGTATGCACATATTTGTGAAAGCAAAAGGGCAAAGTATTTCTCTTTATTGGTTCCCCAAAGCGTCTTGCGCTCCAGTGTCTTGGCAATCCTTATCATGTCCATGTTGAACATACCGTTTCTGGTCAGGCTTTTTCTTGGACGTTTGAGGTGCAGCTTGTAAACCGAGTCTACAATCAAGGTTTCCAAGTGAGCGAGCAGGCCATTCACCTCATGGTCCAACGTAATTCCAATTTGAAGCAGGAGGATAGAAGCCAGTTCTTTGAACTCTTCATCAGACAATTGCTTGTCTTCAGGCAGGGGAATTCTGGTCATAGCGAGTAAATACGCATTGATCTGGGCAAAGTACCCCTGCATCAAAGAAAGATGAAATCGAACCTTTTTGTCCATCCAAAGCTTGTTTCTGGTAATAGTCTCCTCGAGCCCTTTGAAAAAATCCTGGAACTGGTCGTAACTGCTAAAAACATCTGAGTATTGCAGCAAACGGCCATGTGGAAGTGTCAGGTCATAGCTTTGCAAAAGCTCATACCATTCCTGTTCCTTGTCGCTATACATCTGCCTGTGATAAGATAGCCTCTCCAGATAGAACAGAATCTCCTGCCCGCAATTAACCCTCTTCTCCAAGACAACCCCCGCAACCCGAGTCCTTTCATCCCGCTTCTTTAGATAAAATGTAGCTACAAAGGCAATAATCAACCCAGCAGCCGCTGTGGAGATCAGACTTACGACCCCTTCAGCTATGAACTGGGGAAGGGAGTCAAGATAGTCAATAAAAACGGCCATCAAAGAAGTATAAAACAATAAAATTTAAATGTTTATCAGGTTTTCCGGACGAAAGACGTTGACCAGCTTCTCGGCGAGGGCGCTTTGCAAAAAGGCTTTGGAGGGAATGTCCCCCGCTTGCTGCTTTCCGCTGGGCGCCAGCGTTGCGGCGACACAATACCCGGCCTTCAGGAAATGGGTCTTGCCGCTGGCATTTTCCCCAATAACCACGTTCAGGCCCGGGGAAAGGGCAAAATCCGCTTCTTGAAACACGGTCATATTGTGCAGCTCGAGCTTTTTCAGCACATCGGCCTCCTCAGAATGGAGCCTGTCTTGTCCACGAGCGACCCGCTTAGCAGGCCCGCTTTACGGAAAGACCTCTACACCGGCTTTTTGACAGACATCCGAAAAATCACCGGGATTAAAGGTGATCAGGGCGTCTATTTGGACATTGGTATCGGCCACCACCAGTCGCAAAACGGCATCCACTAAGCTCAATGCGCGATGGGGACCTGACGGTGAACAGACTGCTTCCAAAGCAGCATCGCGATAGTCCTCGTCTGGGAGCAAATGCACATTCGGGCCGGCCAGCAGATGCGCGAAACGCTGCATTGCAGTGCGTCTGCGTGCAAGCCGCGTATTCAAGGTTTCATAGAGGGTAGGCCACGGCACCACCAACCCGTGGACATCAAGGAAATCGGCTACTTCCAATGCTTGCCTGTGGTATGTATCCCCGGAATCATACAGCGCGAACCAGAAGCCGGTGTCCAGTAAAAGGCGCTGGGCCATGACTAGATTTCTTCCTCATCGACCTGCGGCTGCTGCACCCCGTACCCTGACCACGGCGCGGCCTTGCGCTGGCCAAAGATAAAGCGCCCCTTCATTTTGGTCTCTTCACGCCATATGACATACACCCGGTCATGCTTGGACAGTTCGACATTGACCTCCAGGTCCTCTTTCAATTCTGCTAGAAAATCAGACTGCCATTCAAAGTGCAGTGCCGCTGTACTTGTCCCGCATTCTTTCGCTCCACAAGTATCGAGCCAGGAATACAGGCCCTCATAATCCCCTTTCACGCCAAGGTCGAAGGATATCCAGCACAATTGTTTCATGTTCAGTTCACCTTTTGTGTGCCGATTTTGAAATTATGTTGCCTTTATCAGCGCCAATCTGCGCCAATCCGCGTGATCTGCGGTTGCATCCTCTTTTCTTGCTTTGGTCTCCTGCAGGCGGTGTTGCTGAAGTCCTCAAAGAGCAGCTATCACACATACATTGACACAAAGGGTTTCCTTCTTCTGTCTTGCACAGTCGGGAAACACCGGCCATCAGTTTCGGCTCGAATTCACACGTAACGAGCGATTGGAGGGGAAAATTTTGAGACACATTGAGAATTGCAATTCCCACAATCTTACCGTCATCCGTGAGATCCAGGTTCACTTTTTCGGAAACCTCAACAACACCAGTCGGCGTTTCTTCAGACAGCCGCAAATAGGCAGCATCCACTTCCTGGTCATAATAGATTTTCATGACTTCACCCCCCTTCCGAGCGGATGCGGGTGTCGTCAATGGCGTAGCGCAGGTCGTGGCCGGGGCGGTCGGGGACGAAGGTGATGAGTGACGAGTGGGGAGTGGGAAGTGGGGAGTGGGGAGTGGGGAGTGGGGAGCGGGGGGTGTAGTCCCACCTTCCTTTTCACCTGTCACCCGTAACTCGTCACCATCTTCAGTCACCTGTCACCCGTCAAATACGCACACCATCCTGCTTGATTTTAAGAAAAAATTGCGGCGGATCCTGCTCCACTTCCTGCCTGGAAAAAGGATGAATCTCAAGTCGCGAGTCCACTTTCCTTCTATGTTTGCTGATTTTTTTTATGTCATGGTATCTTATACCCTGAAAATCCCTCGATACCACCGCCAGGTCGATGTCGCTGTCCTTGTCGGTTGATCCTTTGGCAACCGAGCCAAACAGATATGCTTCGGATACATCAATTCCGGACTCAC includes these proteins:
- a CDS encoding nucleotidyltransferase domain-containing protein, with translation MDSAKDTSVNTARLFIDSLRESGIDVSEAYLFGSVAKGSTDKDSDIDLAVVSRDFQGIRYHDIKKISKHRRKVDSRLEIHPFSRQEVEQDPPQFFLKIKQDGVRI
- a CDS encoding AAA family ATPase, which produces MLKKLELHNMTVFQEADFALSPGLNVVIGENASGKTHFLKAGYCVAATLAPSGKQQAGDIPSKAFLQSALAEKLVNVFRPENLINI
- a CDS encoding type II toxin-antitoxin system VapC family toxin; translated protein: MAQRLLLDTGFWFALYDSGDTYHRQALEVADFLDVHGLVVPWPTLYETLNTRLARRRTAMQRFAHLLAGPNVHLLPDEDYRDAALEAVCSPSGPHRALSLVDAVLRLVVADTNVQIDALITFNPGDFSDVCQKAGVEVFP
- a CDS encoding DUF2283 domain-containing protein, translating into MKIYYDQEVDAAYLRLSEETPTGVVEVSEKVNLDLTDDGKIVGIAILNVSQNFPLQSLVTCEFEPKLMAGVSRLCKTEEGNPLCQCMCDSCSLRTSATPPAGDQSKKRGCNRRSRGLAQIGADKGNIISKSAHKR